In Struthio camelus isolate bStrCam1 chromosome 13, bStrCam1.hap1, whole genome shotgun sequence, the following are encoded in one genomic region:
- the LOC104154043 gene encoding kazal-type serine protease inhibitor domain-containing protein 1 — MKPPVVIAVLVVLVQVSQSFPALYHRGWWRLLREGDSCGKCDLALCSEPTHCPAGTVLDRCGCCPECGNVEGQICDLDQGNHFYGQCGDNLECRLDADEARFGEVPEPQCVCKSQESVCGPEGKTYENICQFNKAYATRGNISVKHKGPCESAPVISMPPQDAQNFTGNDIIFGCEVSAYPMPHLEWKKKGNKMFLPGDDAHISVQARGGPQKYGVTGWLQIQGLKKSDEGVYICHTKNKYGATYASARLKVIDGSPSTFAFTAGSRSASYNTDYDAYYDHSEEEDEEEYESGDYEN; from the exons ATGAAGCCCCCGGTGGTTATAGCGGTGCTGGTAGTACTGGTGCAGGTTTCTCAGAGTTTCCCTGCCTTGTACCACAGAGGTTGGTGGAGACTGCTAAGGGAAGGAGATAGTTGTGGAAAATGTGATTTGGCACTTTGCTCTGAGCCTACACACTGTCCAGCGGGGACTGTACTGGATCGCTGTGGCTGCTGTCCTGAATGTGGAAACGTGGAAGGTCAGATCTGCGACTTGGACCAGGGTAATCATTTTTACGGGCAGTGCGGAGACAACCTGGAGTGCAGGTTGGATGCTGATGAAGCAAGGTTTGGGGAGGTGCCTGAACCCCAGTGCGTGTGCAAGTCTCAAGAGAGCGTCTGCGGACCTGAAGGGAAAACCTATGAGAACATCTGTCAATTCAACAAGGCTTATGCCACCAGAGGAAATATCAGCGTGAAACATAAAGGACCATGTGAATCAG CTCCTGTGATTTCTATGCCACCGCAGGACGCCCAGAATTTCACCGGCAATGATATCATTTTTGGCTGTGAGGTGTCAGCCTATCCTATGCCACAccttgaatggaaaaaaaaggggaataaAATGTTTCTGCCAGGAGATGACGCCCATATCTCAGTACAG GCAAGAGGTGGGCCTCAGAAGTATGGTGTGACTGGCTGGCTGCAGATTCAAGGCCTCAAAAAATCAGATGAGGGTGTCTACATCTGCCATACCAAAAATAAGTACGGTGCAACATATGCCTCTGCAAGATTGAAAGTCATTGATG GTTCACCTTCCACATTTGCATTTACTGCTGGCAGTAGAAGTGCAAGCTACAACACTGATTATGACGCCTATTATGACCATtctgaagaggaagatgaggaagaataTGAATCTGGGGACTATGAAAATTGA